The genome window ATGAAATGATCTTCCTGAGCTTTGGCTCTCCGACTTGTGCTCCTTCTATACTATGCTACCATGAATACAAGATCACTCTACCCTCTGACTTTGCTTTTCCTGAACAAGGTGAGCGCTAAGCTATCTACAGTGCTactacatacatacacatgttTGTCCTTGCCGTCTCCGTGTGCCGTGTACGCCTATATAAATACACGGGCCTCTACCCCTGGCCGGGACCCTTGTCCTTGGTACGCGTACACTGCACCTTCAACCACCAAGCATAAATCTCCTTGAACTCGATCCCTTTCTTGATTCATCGATCGATTGATAGATCTGCGCGTTGATGGGGCGGCCGCCGTGCCGCGACGAGGAGGGCGTGAAGAAGGGGCCGTGGACGCCCGAGGAGGACCTCGTCCTCGTCTCCTACGTCCAGGATCATGGCCCCGGCAACTGGCGCGCCGTCCCCGCCAAAACAGGTACCGACTGCATGCTCACCTGCAGGcgtgtcgtcgtcgtcgaccgCACGTAGTTTTCGCGCGGCGTGACTTGCTTTGAGCATGAGCGTGAGCAGGGCTGATGCGGTGCAGCAAGAGCTGCCGGCTGCGGTGGACCAACTACCTCCGCCCGGGCATCCGCCGCGGCGGCTTCTCCGACCAGGAGGACAGGCTCATCGTCCACCTCCAGGCGCTCCTTGGCAACCGGTGGGCCGCCATCGCCTCCTACCTCCCCGACCGCACCGACAACGACGTCAAGAACTACTGGAACACACacctcaaaaagaaaatcatgCCCCAGCAACaacagctgcagcagcagcatcagcaGCGCGCCTCCCCCTcggcatcgccgccgccgccctctcaGAGCCAGTGGGAGCTCAGGCTGCAGACGGACATCGACCTCGCCAGACGCGCCCTGCGCGAGGCCCTCTCCGTCGACGCCGCCGGCCCGATGAACACCACGAGCCAGGCGTTGCCTGGCGAGCcggccgcgcgcgcgcacaGCGCGCGCAACATCTTCGGCATGCTGGACGGGTGGGCACCGGCGCCAGCTGGGAAGAGCCCGGCGACGCCGCCTCGCGCGGCCGAGAGCACCTCCGGGTCGACGCCGGAGCTCACCGAcggctccggctccacctccATCGCGTCCAAGCGCGCTGCGCGGGTGGCCGGCCCGCTGTTCGGGCGCGACGCGGAGGTGCCGCAGCTCTCGGCGATCGAGTCGTGGCTGCTGGAGGACGACAGCGGCGAGCAGCAGCCGGCGCAGGAGGGCCTGCCGCTCGATGCCGCCCTGCATAATTTTGCGTTCTAAAGTTTAATTATCAATAATCAAAGATTTTCTAGGCTGCTTAATTTATCAATAATCGAATGTAGGTAGTGGTTGCTAATCTAATTCTCGTCCGTACAAGAGTACGCGGATCGACTATTTGCATTCCCAAAGTAAAACCATGATGCGAGTGACGTTGAAATGCACGTGTTGTACTAGCAAgcatataaatttatcttatggCCTGCTTCAAAAACATGTTATTTCCCCCCAAATTCGTACGGGATTTGAACTGATCTatgtgaagttttttttttataaaatcttaGTGAAATTCATACGCCCCAAATAGACAGACAATCGTTGAACCGGTCCAATAACCCACCTGACATATAGCTACAGACTGAATTCGCCAGCAAAGAATCTGACGAAATTATGCGTATACTTATGGCCCGTTTGGTAGCGCTGTGTGATTCTATGTGAAAAATAGAAGTTGTTTTTTTCAGCtttctaatttttaatttatttcagataatTACTCTCACAGATTTCACTCAGAGAGCTAAAaactgaaagctgctgtttaACAGAGCTCTTCTAATTCCAACTAAAAAGTTACTCTAAAAACTCTGCCAAACAAAACCTTACAACGAAAACCATATCATTCTGTCTTTTCAGCGATTAAACCGTGTGAAATTCAAGACCTATAATTATGAAACTGGAAGCAACCGTTTTTTGCCAAAAGATTTACGCAACTCGAAAACTAGCATAATTAAATAGAGCTTGTCTGGGTGCTGAATGCTGATCCACGGAGCAGGTATGGGCATGGGCATGGGCGATGGGACGCGACGCCACCTTGTGCTGTGCTCGACTGCTCGTACGACGGTTGCCCGTTGGCCTATAAGGTTTTTCATTCTAGAACCGAACTTCATTGGGCCGACACCGTGCCCTCCTTCCAGCCATTACTCATCTCAATGCATCTGGTAGAGGTGCCGACCCCAAAACGCGTGACTTGTTGCTTCGTAACTTTTAACCAACAGACACCCAGTGAAAACGGAGGCACCAATTCATTTTTATACAAATCCAGTGGACACAAAACTGGCTTACAAAATTATTTTGCAGGCGCGCTGAATTACGATCTGATCTCACACCCTCTTTCTGTCTCTCTGATCTGTCCTCTTCTCTCGCTCGACGCCCTCTCTCCTCCCCATGGCCAAGGTGCATACTGAAATACAGCCACCATTGCATCCCATTCTCGAAGAACAGTGCATGCATAAGGTGGGCAAAATCCAAGTAACCTTTTTGTTTTAAAGTTAAAATCTTGAGTTCAAAGATCCGTATTGCTTGAGTTCATGGTAGAATTTCGGGGTTCAAATTAATTTGAGTCCAAACCTGATTGATGTGTATTCAAAGAAGTCACTTCTTTGAGTTCAAAATTGAAATTCAGGGGTAAAATGTGAAAACTAGGTGTTTAAAGTTTGTGATTTGTTTGAGTTCAAATATATAACTTGGTTGATCTCATGACTCACATGTTAGTGTCTCTGTTCCTCAAGATCTGATCGTCTACTTCTCTATTACTCAGTTCAAAGTTGGAGGAGCAGCTCGCTGACTTGAGCAAGCCACTCGCGCCCGTGTGTTAACTATTAAACCCCTCTCCTTACCTATTTAGATCCTTTGGTATCAACGTCACGATGATCCTCGTCCCATTTCCAGATTTTTACTGTGTGACAATGCCGGTGCCTGTCATTTCTTGCCCCCAGAAATCCTGCCATTTACCACCGGTTTAAAGGGTCGGTATGGATGTCAAGATTCATCAGTTTTTGTCACAGCTAGGTAGGATCTGACAGTGACTTTCTAGGCCAGCGATCGTACTTTCAGTCCTTTGCAGTGCAGTGCTACTTGCTGTTAGCCGGCCCTGCACTTCCTGACGCAACACAGTGATGATGCTGTACCGGCCTCTCTTGCGATTGTAGTTACTAATTAAGCATTTAAGTTGAGTTGAAATACCATTACTACTTTTGTGTGATGGACTCGAGTCCAGCAGCTAAGCAACTTGAAGTGCCTGCTGTTTGGAGAAAAGTCAATTAATATCTTCttcctataaaatatgatgcaaaggatattatttttaaaaaaaatcacaaaagattttaaaattgtctctagtttttttaaaaaacaatttgtgattttttatttttttttaatttttagggtTTTGTAACAAAGCTAagtttttcaacaaaacaaatTCTGAAGATAAAATtgaaaatccaagtgacttgtGGAAGGTTTTTCATTTTTCCCATTAGAGGCTCTATTGGCTGAAGCGGAGAGGGTATGGAGCAGCTCGGAGGCTTGTCCGCCATCCCACGTGGTCGTTAGCTCGTTAAGCTTATGGCCTTTTTCGGATTTGATGGAGTCCGGCCAATGGACGTGTTACTTCTCAACCATATATATTAGGCAAATTATACAATACAATTAAATAATTATAGACCATCTATCTTATTACATCGTAATAAAGAATGTAACCACCTATTAACTCCTATATGTAATGGGTCActcataattattatttttatttttatgcttTTGTTTTGAAAAGTCAATTAATATCTATTAATtagttgttttttcttttggaaagTTTTGGTATGGATGGTTGTGGTCGCATTCTGCTCCCATTGGATTTTGGTATGGTCATAAAGTTTTGGTACGGTTGGTTTAATGTGATGGATGAGTTAACAAAAAAGAGTATTAGTCCACGTGTACCTATGAACCAGCACCGGATTTTGGTATCATCACAAAGTTTTCGTACGGTTAGTTCAACGTGACGgttgagttaaaaaaaacatattgatTCATGTGTACATAACACGTCTTGGTTTCATGTATACACAGTAACATGATGGTTCGGTTAAAAAATGAAACATATGATGGTTTATGTGTACCACTCGGATGTGTGTACGTTCGGAAGGTTCGTATGAGCATACACATGATAGGATGTACTAATTGCGCACGTTGATTAATTTTTTGACCGGAATTTTCTTTATAATTTATAGAGGTATGACTAATCCCTAATTATTAAATTTGGAATGATAACATGTGATGATTCATAGGGTGTACACCACACATgctaacatatatgaaatttttGTGTTACCACACATGTAACATAGCTAAATCCAATGATATGTAGAAAATTTAAAGGACGTGCAGTTTTCATTGGGCGCCCTATATGAAATTTGAAATACCTGATAATGTGATAGTGTACCACACAACGTGTGAATGTAACAATTGTTTTAGCATGTGTATAGTGTCGTTCCTACCTAGCAACGTAATTATCAAGTGACGTGGTAGAGTACACCATTGAACTTGGAAATGTGACGTGAAGCGTGACAGTGTAGCATCATGTAATGTGAGAACgtaaaatatatgttagtgCGTATAAGGTATAGTTCCGATCAGATAGGCATGATAATTGAGTGACACTTACTTCGAGACATCTCTCTAGATTACGCGATATTGCGAATGTTATATTGGACCAGTGTACCCCTGATGAACATGTAGTCTACATATTGATGTGAGGTGTATAATCTAATCATCACATGATATCCCTATTGTCACATGTGTTATAAAAGATGCTTAAAGTCTTAGGTCCTTATAGGGAAGCATCCACGAGAGCGAGGGTCAACGAAGCGGAAGCAAGAATATTGGCTTGAATAATGAAAACATTTGCGAGAATCCAATGGCCCAAAAACATTGTTAACAAAGCGGCACTACAGGACATCACATATGTAGCGTcacatcagtgtcggttcaacagtaatcggtactgaagacgtatcagtgccggttcttaaactcccgcgtaTGAATAATAGCTGAAGAGAtaagaatcggtactgatagtcaatattagtgtcggttttttGGCTAGAACTAGTAttgatacatcagtgccggtttcagcCACGAATCG of Phragmites australis chromosome 3, lpPhrAust1.1, whole genome shotgun sequence contains these proteins:
- the LOC133912600 gene encoding myb-related protein 306-like, producing the protein MGRPPCRDEEGVKKGPWTPEEDLVLVSYVQDHGPGNWRAVPAKTGLMRCSKSCRLRWTNYLRPGIRRGGFSDQEDRLIVHLQALLGNRWAAIASYLPDRTDNDVKNYWNTHLKKKIMPQQQQLQQQHQQRASPSASPPPPSQSQWELRLQTDIDLARRALREALSVDAAGPMNTTSQALPGEPAARAHSARNIFGMLDGWAPAPAGKSPATPPRAAESTSGSTPELTDGSGSTSIASKRAARVAGPLFGRDAEVPQLSAIESWLLEDDSGEQQPAQEGLPLDAALHNFAF